The sequence below is a genomic window from Lolium perenne isolate Kyuss_39 chromosome 4, Kyuss_2.0, whole genome shotgun sequence.
CGCGACGTGGAGCGTCCGCGAAgatgcaaacctggcgcatatttgggtcaggtttgcgtcgccgcggacggcccgatcactttgtgtcgccccgctggaggagaACCCAGACGTATTTTTGGTCACGGCGgatgcaaacggtcgctcagcgtcgccccgttggagatgccctcatatAGTTTTGAAAGAAAAAGAAATACGGTATAACATTGACACTTGTCATGAATTCCGCTGTACAAAATAGCCTATAGGACGGGCTGCATACAGGTAGCAGAACAGCAGCGGTTACAAAGCATACACTTAACAATTTTGAACACACAATAGAGGAACACAGACGGCACAAGACACAAACAAGCTCTCCTACAAAATCCTACCAAGAGatgatcaggtgccggcagcccggCCGGCACGCGCGGATATATCAGGCATACATCCGGCCGGCACGAGCGAGGATCTTCAGGACGACCGTCATCACCTTCCTGGCGTGCGGCTGGCGCGTGACGTCCTGCGGCAGGCCGTGGATCCGCCGCACCAGCGCCATCGTCTCCCTAGGGAATACCTGCACCGCCGCGCGCCAAATCGATCAGACATGCATGGATGAGAGACAGTTGGAGAGATTAAGCCGGCCGGCGCACTTACGTGTATGGCGGTGTTGAGCAGCTTGTGGACGACGTAGTTGGCGTAGGCCCCCTGAACGAGCTGGGCGAGGCAGTCGTCGTCGAGGCGCAGGAAGGCGGCGAGCACGAGGGGGAGCAGCCCCGTCTTCTGGTAGCAGGCCTCCACCACGTAGCTGCCAATGGAGTGGAGGGACAGCTGCACCACGTCCGCCATGAGCCGCTCCACGAGGAGCCGGCTCGTCTCGGCGTCGCCGTGCTCCAGGATATGTTGCATGAAGTAGTTGCTATGATCATACGATACGCGCGCACGCGAAGAACTTCAGTTTTCAGTTTGTCATCAGTTTTATACACACTAGAGTATAAGTAGCTAGCCAACAAGAGGTGGGTACCTGAATTTGCCGGTGGCGATTTCGAGGGCGCGGGCAAGCAGGATGTCGTTGAAGGCTTGGAGCTGGTGGCCGGTCGCCCTGGCGTAGCACTCCACGAGGCACTTGGCCCCGGACGCCGTCCCGATCATGTCGTCGAACTTGTCCAGAGCGCACTGCAGCACAATCTGACAGCAACAAGAGCAAGAATcaacacgcacgcacgcacgcctgGGTACATAGAGATTGTCATCATCGATCGGCAATTCATTCAGTTAGTTTACCACGGTATCCTGGTGGCTTGTCGTGGCAAAGCAGTGTTGAAGCAATTGATCCCCTCTGTCGTGCTTCAGCAACCCTTCAGACATGAGGCGGTCCACAAGCATCGCGCTCAGGTCAGGGtatggcgccgccgccgtcatCAGCTCCCGGACGCATTTCTCCCTGCAAAACGTGCATTGCACCAATTAGCTCGTGGTCGTGCCAGTAATCGTCCGGCCGGCACGCCGGAGTGTGCAACTGTACAGTATTAGTGAGCAAGCAGTTCGTGGCGCGCGTTACCAGCAATCGTGCTTGGTAGATCGCAGCAGTGGGTAGCGCGTCCCGTTGGCGCCTGGCGCCAGGGCGGCCTGGACGATGGCCTCGACCTCGTCCCGCCGGCCGGCGCAGGCGCCCAGCAGCTCCACCAGCACCTTGTGCCCCTCCttgttgtcgatgaagtcgtgcaCGCCGCGCGTCACCCCGGCGAGCACGCTCCTTAGGACCTGCTCATAGCCCTCCCCGTCCCTGTGGAGGAGGAGGTAGATGACGTGCGCGGCCGAGTCGGGGAACGTCACCAGCTGCAGCTCCATCGGGGCGCCGCTGAGCAGCGCCGCCCGGGTCTCCTCCAGCGTCCGGCACCGCCGCGCCCTCGACGGCGTCGCCTGAGCCTGGGCGGCCTGGATCGCCCGCATTCTCTGGTGGAAGCTGCTGCCGTACTCCGGCTGGTGGGGCACGATGGCGTAAGGCTCGTACTGGCTCGCCGCCAGCGGCGCCGCGGTTGGCTCTGGTTGGTACTGGCTGGCGTAGTAAGGCTGGTGGTACTGGCTCGCCGTCTGCGGCGCGGCGGCTGGGTCTGCTTGGTACTGGCTGGCGTAGTAAGGCTGGTGGTACTGGCTCGCCGTCGGCGGCGCGGCGATTTGCTGTGCTTGGTACTGGCTGGCGTAGTAAGGCTGGTGGTACTGGCTCGCCGTCAGCGGCGCGGCGACTGGGTCTGCTTGGTACTGGCTGGCGTAGTAAGGCTGGTGGTACGGGCTCACCGTCAGCGCCGCCGCGGCTGGCCCTGGTTGGTACTGCCTGGCGCTGGCTCTCAGAggctgctgcggcggcggcgaggggcccGATTGGCGCTGAGGGCCGCTCTGCGTGGTGTTCTTGGTGAACGCCGCGCCACCGATCTGCGAGGCGTACGCATCGCGGTTCGACGACGAACGGGCCAGCGAGGCGTAGGGCTTGGAGGGCGGCCAGAACTGCCGCGTGATCTCGAGTTCTTGCATCATCTTGCTCATCGGGCTCATCTTGGGCTGGGGCGCCGGGGGCGGCGAGGCCATCTCCGCGAACACCGCCACGTAGCTCTGGTCCGGCTGCTGCcctcgcgacggcggcggggGCGGGGCCTGCGCCGCGTGCCTCTGTCGCTCCGGCGGCGAGGGCTCGCCGAGGCGCATCGCGTCCAGGAAGTAGGCGGAGAGGTGGGCGTGGGCGTCCCGGGTCGATTGGCCCGTGGCGGCGCCGCTCGGATCCATGGCGGCGCGCGATCGATCGAATAATAACAACTAATCGCGGGGTGAGGTGTTGGGCGGCGCGGCGTGTGCTCTTTATATGGACGGCGCCGTGGCGGCGGTGGGTCCACGAGTCGGAGTCAGATCTGACTCTGGGTCGTCGGAAACAACCAGTAACGGATCCGGCCGCCGTAACAAAGCAGTAACCGACTCAATCGGGAGAGATCACAACTTGCCTAGAGACCCGTCCTTTCCAAACTACTTCTGCTGCTGGTTTGACTCCGGTCGACTAGCTGATCTGCCAATTCAAACACGCCGTGCACGTTGAGCTTTTCCCCTCCTGCAAGCTGCCCGGATGTGATTGTCTACTTActgttagattattaggcaatttccgtgtgagtttaattaccgaaagcaaattacagatgcacaagcatacttaaccacacacatcagactaagcacatgcatcagatctgaacatggaacaagtagcagtgcaaggtatgaGAGAAAAAACACGTACATCGTGACCGGGAAGGTCACACCAGCAGCAGCAAcaccaccatgggtattgttgatgtcgcccatggtgtagtcgaagTCGTTGATGAAGCAGTCGAATCGGCGATGAAGaagacgaacagcagcgagcagtcacgccgagacgctccccaaaaaccttatcgcccatcTCCcgatgcaggatctcaacggacggggtttcggaggcctgctctcccggacggctgtgcacgcagtcgccgggatggggaagactagagagtagcacagtaaaaggaacttcgcgagagagacggactagagagttctgagaGCTGTATTCTCCAGATCTGATctatctccttgtatagcctaggaggagagccgacccgaccgcgttgccacgcgtaggaagccagggacacgcggcgagcatgcacatgcaggtcgacacgtacccaactcagttggtgcagcaagcaaaaatttaggcttccttgagtgtgtctcgaactcgaactcgagtcacgaaatgcGACGTGCGTGACGTGCCGTGccgagccgaggcggggcgggcggaggaggaggagtgcgcgagggctccttctattctcactcacttggaaggactagaacatcaacccttatataccactccaactcacacccaactagcaatgtgggactaaactttgtcccccaggGCTGTTCCAAGCTGCTaatgtgatgggccttgagatttcaggaattgtagactacatgggcTGCCTAACTGgaatgcagcccatctacattcaacaatcccccaccagatctcatatgcacatcagatgacacattagttccattcactgtttaatatacctgcacttcagtggagactgttaagttgaacttccacctaaACAGGGAGttacgcttgactacaactgaacaatgaactatgccttgaattgtcagtctttgtgcagcaagtttcactcaatgccggcacggtactaggctatcctagccttcccctcgggtggagcttataagtcatactcctcggcccttcatgagattactagagattcacccaaatctcccacactatgaccagtagtgtcactcgtataggtgtgttcttcaaagatcgccctgtaggacggcgtcttcgctcatcaagagccgctcagaacacattaagacattgtcaacctgccttacagtagctatgagagaattgcatctgcagtggagtgggagtattaaattttctctcaactcagttgctccggtttattttcccaggtcctagttcacggaatttccaatcacataggttgggttaccccctcggcaactcaagtgggtctcaaacccatctccctcgatgcaaggtctatcatatttcttgatagtccttttgtgaaaggatctgccaaatttttagcactttggacataatccaatgctatcactccggagttcttcagttttctgacagacttcaatctcctcttgatatgtttggaacttttcatattatccttagaactattgttggcgtcagaaaccccCTGGCGGGCAgagacggtcaacacggtagagccgggaacaactagggctgcggctggccccagtccctcagagcgacggcccgcaaagcctcctggtcgcacgtccgatgcttatcacaagggcgtgccacctgacctatacctggtcaggaaggtgtggatgatgcctcgcttagtttcctgcatggcatacacgtaaacattaaatacgagcctcgatcggctctcaggttatcctgtgaatcggctcaaagagccgatccacccatgatccggacaaggtgtccgaatatatggtggtcctgcttgatcaagatgaagctaatgagatctacgacgatttagggttttcaccgcataatcggatcatcctactcacgattgggcctcgcgctcgcgcacggtgaccgtaagccgatcctagacagggcctaaaaaccaacacgaggttgatccccggaacatcctttctagggctagcaaacgccaccctacacgccgctggatcctccaaccctttgtaaggcctaactattgcggatgttaaactaatccttgatgaaacaaggagcaaccgtaacggatcagatctactaaactatgatcaagcggggtgccgcccctacacctaagataggtgtaagggcggctagatgtgcaAGGGTCGCATAACGAAAGCATGTAATtcgaggaacaatgctaaccctaacacatctaagataactacgttgctcgccatcaaaaaggcttcagtacgagcaacgcatgaacaacgtgggcatgcttgtgctgcctagatcgcaagatgcgatctaggcagcatggtgcttaccggtagaaaccctcgagacgaaggagttggcgatgcgccgagatttgtttgtggttgaacgttggttgttgtttattccataaaccctagatacatatttatagtccaggggactttctaatgtgggcgtgcaccaaaccgtgcacgagtaagattctaacttctaaactaagatgcgatctaatatgttacagatacatgggcaaacaagcccaacttggtataaaaggccgattcacgtatttcttctatatatatatcttcacgtccatcttgatcgcggcccacctttgactcggtcaaattctggtgataacacatgcccccctggttttggaaatgacatttccaaaatcattatgctcttctttcgtcgggtcatgtcgtggcagagcagaactgcCGCAGAATCTTCCATCATTACGCCTCGCCTCCTGGGCTTCTCTGTATGAATTGACAATTTCAGCATCACACCCTCGAGAACCgtcatggcattaaatctccacttcaCTCTCTTTATTTATCTTTGCCAAACGGTTCACCGCtccatccccttgctctgctctGTTCACCAAACCAAAAAACCCTTCTCCcctgcagccatgtcttcctcttcctcctccgctccaGGCCTCTCTCTCCAACCGTCGCCGAAGAACAAGGAAGAGGACGATCCCCGCTCCGGGGTGAACCCCATCTCCTCTGACAAGGAGAAGAAAGGAGGAGAAGCGGAGAGGAccaaggcctccccctccgccaggcttccgccgaagaagcgctcccgcatgtgggcggacagcgaggacgacgatgacgacgaggaagaagaagatgaggaggaggaagatgattcctcctcctccgctgggtatcctcCAACGAAGCGCTTCCGCAGCTGGGCGgatagcgaggatgatgatgatgacgaggaggaggaggaagctccagccgacggctggggcagcagcggcgaggagcttcctgggagcagcgccgacgacctcgacgacggcgatgatgaggacagcgacgactagtagggtAGGACTagcagtagcagtgcactaggcaccagatccctcttttgagagccatcggctctccttgtaaagccgctcctttgaattaatgagaattgttcttccaatttctcctttcattaatccaatttccaTCCTCccgcttgccacaccaagaccgatagtaACGAATCGGACTATTATTGTTTCTCTTGACCGTGGCGTTTTGCAGTCCCGCAGCCGATGACTGTTCATCGGCTAATTTGAGAAACCAGTCtcttccttttcttgcagcaccAGCACGGTCCAAACCTCGTACCAGACGACGGCTTTTCCTTCCCAGTTCCTCCCTGAGAAGATCATGATGCAGTGACAGCCGAGGTAACTCCAATCGGATCTCAAAAATAGAGCACCTCCCAAGTTAGTGGCCCTCCGAGCCTTAGTCAAGGCGAGAAAGGTAGCGAAATAGCCAATCAGGTCGCCATTGACCTCACGCCacaatgcagagccagccgattccaacaaaatcggctccccggagcagagaaccttcagggtgagctgccccccgagctttcaGTCTACTCCTTGCGCCTTGTTGATTAGATCGGCTCCCTTCCTTCGGTGGATCTGAGGCAATCCATCCTTGACCTGATCTGCACGTCCAGGCTGCTCTTGGCATGGTTCTTGAAGAGAGGATCCGAGCCCTTAATCTACTCCATTGAGGAGTTCTTCCATTAAAATCTCCCTTCGTGCTCCATTGACCCTCTGATCGTAACAGTTATTCCTCTTGAGTCGATCGCCATGCATCGGCTTTTATATCCTTAAGTCGATGTCTgctgcatcggctgtgcttaaaaatcttcgaattttcagaatttttacAGCCGACttgtgcatcggcccccatacttCAATACTCATTACCAAAGAATGAGACACTTCACTGCATATCCTCGTGTTTTATCCACCTGGGCGTCACCCCGAGTCGATTCTGTCAAGGGaattgatggtatcggctctggttggataacatgttgaacccaggcagaatggatggtgaggataattctggccgattgctggaatcggcctccacgtttgcTTGCTCGGTGAAGGTTTTGTGATGTCCCTTCATAAATTTTTcgtgccgatcccaaggatcagccacgccacgtttgctcatcgacgTTTGCTTTGTTAcacagtcaggccggtggataaaaccagcctaaccccgttctttgtcacgtcgatgcgctcgcagtcgtccagattgatgcctgagagtggctcttggcccgaTGTCTCCCAAACGTCCATGCCAGCTGTTGAAACCTCGACTgaatcatctgcgtggacgacttctacttcatctccatcccactgtatcaggcattggtgcatcgtggatggaatgcaacagttggcgtggatccaatctctccctagtaggacagcgtaggtactcttgctgtcgacgataaagaacgtcgtagggacagttttccttcctacggtcagatccacattcagaacaccttgcgcgtcagatgcttggtcgttgaaatcgctcagtgttacgttggtcttgatcagatccgagctggagcgtcccaaccgacgtagcatggagtatggcataatgttaactgccgctccggtgtccaccaacatcttgttgacaggctgcccattgatgtaacctcgcaagtacagggccttcagatgcctgtaactTCTTTCTTTCGGCTTCTCAAAGatgaccggccgtgggccgcagtccaattgtgccacaggtgcttcataTAATCTTGGAGCgctaaactccgctggaaggatgaagaccatgtttgtgccagccgatgtatcatcatcggctttcctctgcttggggcgccactcttttctttgtggccgtccttcttcgtccagggtctGCTGAATTttggcggccagatcaggccgtgccttcctcaacgtgtgcaggtataatctCTCAGCTTCTTCCAACCCACGCAGACGCTGAACCCTCcgtttttgggaacggctgagcccgtcagggcaccacctgggCCGATGATACTtgccttcttcatcatcgtcctctagtttctcgagatcttccacccgagcggACTCAGCATacctgttccgaggcgggagaggccctagacgcgtgaacacggacacgttagctgcatccttcttccTTTGTTTGCactctgggcagttctcgattgttggcaatcggctcattcctgagtcccagcaatgtttgaagaaaggacagtcccaatGCCTATCCATGACATCCTGCCCCCTTGACCTTCCTTCTGCGTGACGATTGTACCCGTCGTCGTTTCTATCCTGCTGACGGTACCTCCTGTCCTCTGCGCCAGACCGACAATTTCTCTCATCATCtacgtcgtagcgccgacgtcggtcgtactgctgctcatatttgttgaggagatgctcggagagtggacgttgataccgcacgcttctcacttcctcctctgtcaggtaccgtctgtcatcatctcggggccggtcgcgtggatcggcctcctctttgtccttgccacgggagtggctGCTTTCTGCTTCGTCTTTGCCATGGCGGCTcgcaagccctgccatgttgacaccaaAGGAGAACTTTGGCTGGCCTATGGAGTggctgagatccaccatgttgacgccgggCAACGGACGTGAGTCTCTACCGAGCTTGATATCGTGCGGCCGGGTCTTCTCAGAGGAGCCGATGAGTTCGGCTTCGAGGgttgccttgatctcgtcatgtttctttttgagctcctcgggcagatcctcgtacttcagcgacctggtgcgttcttctgacggggcagacaggtccactccatcgagcgcgccttcaggtgtgaaacCCTTCCACCTAACACCATGGGAGCGGGTtcggtggaaagagccgatgagttcGGCTTCGAGGACCGCCTTGATTTcgtcatgcttcttcttgagctcatcaggcagatcctcgtacttgaccggagtgccttccgccatctcggatgcagACGGCGATGTGGTGGATGTCGAaggtggtcccaccgggcgtgccagaatgtgttggcgtcagaaaccccCTGGCGGGCAgagacggtcaacacggtagagccgggaacaactagggctgcggctggccccagtccctcagagcgacggcccgcaaagcctcctggtcgcacgtccgatgcttatcacaagggcgtgccacctgacctatacctggtcaggaaggtgtggatgatgcctcgcttagtttcctgcatggcatacacgtaaacattaaatacgagccacgatcggctctcaggttatcctgtgaatcggctcaaagagccgatccacccatgatccggacaaggtgtccgaatatatggtggtcctgcttgatcaagatgaagctaatgagatctacgacgatttagggttttcaccgcataatcggatcatcctactcacgattgggcctcgcgctcgcgcacggtgaccgtaagccgatcctagacagggcctaaaaaccaacacgaggttgatccccggaacatcctttctagggctagcaaacgccaCCCTACACgccactggatcctccaaccctttgtaaggcctaactattgcggatgttaaactaatccttgatgaaacaaggagcaaccgtaacggatcagatctactaaactatgatcaagcggggcgccgcccctacacctaagataggtgtaagggcggctagatgtgcaAGGGTCGCATAACGAAAGCATGTAATtcgaggaacaatgctaaccctaacacgtctaagataactacgttgctcgccatcaaaaaggcttcagtacgagcaacgcatgaacaacgtgggcaggcttgtgctgcctagatcgcaagatgcgatctaggcagcatggtgcttaccggtagaaaccctcgagacgaaggagttggcgatgcgccgagatttgtttgtggttgaacattggttgttgtttattccataaaccctagatacatatttatagtccaggggactttctaatgtgggcgtgcaccaaaccgtgcacgagtaagattctaacttctaaactaagatgcgatctaatatgttacagatacatgggcaaacaagcccaacttggtataaaaggccgattcacgtatttcttctatatatatatcttcacgtccatcttgatcgcggcccacctttggctcggtcaaattctggtgataacaactatttactttgataatcacagtttgattatcacagttcatgagaatggccggtattggtttttcaaccataggcaagtccatcaagagctcacgaagccattccgcttcaacagtagctgtatctaatgctgtgagttctgcttccatagttgacctcgttaagatggtctgcttgcaagacttccaggaaacagcgccaccaccaagagtgaaaacatatccacttgtggccttcatgttagcatctgagatccaattggaatcactatacccttcaagtcctcttggatacccggtataatgaattccataactcatagttccctttagatagcgcatcactctctcaagagcatgccaatgaccatctcccgggttggccacaaaccggctaagtttgcatacAACAAGCGAGATATCAGGCCTtgtagcgcaagctaaatacatgagtgaaccaatgatttgagagtatctcaattgatctttagttgccttttcattctttcgaagcaagacactaggatcataaggtgtgagagaagattttcaatcagcatagccaaatctgctcaataccttctcaacataatgagattgcacaagtgtgATCCAATTATTCCCATCTCTCAATAACttgatgttcaatataacatcagcttctccaatatctttcatctcgaaacactaagataagaaggtttttacctccccaatcactttgagacttgtcccaaaaattagtatgtcatccacatacaagcacaggacaactccctcacccccaccatggcggtagtctcgaactcgaactcgagtgtgtctcgaactcgaactcgagtcacaaaACGCGACGTGccgagccgaggcggggcgggcggaggaggaggagtgcgcgagggctccttctattctcactcacttggaaggactagaacaacagcccttatataccactccaactcacccccaactagcaatgtgggactaaactttgtcccccaaggctgtcccaagctgccaacgtgatgggccttgagatttcaggaattgtagactacacGAGCTTCCtaactgggctgcagcccatctacattcaacacttACCCCAGCTGGTTCAGGAATGTCACATTgttatttgctttgagatttgtgCTGCACCGAATCactttatttcattatgttttgaaaatatgaaatggaatgatATGCAATGAAACAAGATGGTTTAGTCACTAAACTTTAGTGCATGGGAGGTCCATGCACGGGACTTTTGCTGCTCTCCCATCTGGTTGAATCCTATGTTTTCTTCCTCGCACTAAATTAAAATATTTTTTATCTGGTAAACTATTATTGAAATTATCTAATTTAATTAGAATAGCAAAAAAATGTCCTGACAATTTATCAATAAACAGGTAGGTATGCGTATATATAGCGGCGGAGCTCCCATTCTAGCATGGTCTGGCCTATGCCGGAGCTAGATTGGGCAATCAATGCTTAATACACTACTATCTTACAAAAAAAAGATATGGCTAGAACGGAAGAAACTGCTCCAAAGTTTAGCTTTATGTATTATTCATTTAACAGGGGGTAATTATTGGATGCATTTTTTGAATTTGCATCTGATTTTCTCCTCGAAGAAAACACTATGGCCATACCAAACTAATTGTTCGTCCTCCACTACTGGGTATATACTCGCGAGTACAAAGCTATATATATATCCTACCCATAACTTAACTGTAAGGGTATGGTTGCTACCCACAGATGTAAAAATATATACGTACCCTTTACATACGAGTACGGTACCTGCGGTTCAGGTACCCGTAACCATTTAAAATTATCATCCTAGTAGGGATCGTTGTTCTCTCATTCTTGAAACACAGTTGCTCAATATAGAACCACCACGG
It includes:
- the LOC127349228 gene encoding pumilio domain-containing protein C6G9.14, which translates into the protein MTAAAPYPDLSAMLVDRLMSEGLLKHDRGDQLLQHCFATTSHQDTVIVLQCALDKFDDMIGTASGAKCLVECYARATGHQLQAFNDILLARALEIATGKFSNYFMQHILEHGDAETSRLLVERLMADVVQLSLHSIGSYVVEACYQKTGLLPLVLAAFLRLDDDCLAQLVQGAYANYVVHKLLNTAIHVFPRETMALVRRIHGLPQDVTRQPHARKVMTVVLKILARAGRMYA